In Crassostrea angulata isolate pt1a10 chromosome 4, ASM2561291v2, whole genome shotgun sequence, one genomic interval encodes:
- the LOC128180984 gene encoding protein regulator of cytokinesis 1-like isoform X2, giving the protein MATNGRMSVVEDLVKYLDSSMSKLNRIWTEIGIVDYQRKERAQTAMLHLQNLLQDMVQEEEALKHQITKRIEKYTQEVKTLCNELEIPQFEPCGKLSMLQCEKDLRAKVESLSQEKQDRLNTLKMLKDQDQHLCDAMCLTPYYIPTGSTPSNDQLKALEQHVNSLKAEKEKRFVEFVSKKKQIVELFHEIDRNPQSDFECDVICEEDNTFLLSTENMKSLKVLLTELEEQKEDMQKEVTELWGRISCLWDRLEISEAERSHFKKDKSGIKAPLIEALKVEIAKCEKLKFDNIQRFVEGMRKEIVEWWDKCFFSREQREDFTAYFNENYTEALLDEHEREVKKLKKYYEDHKQMFESLEKWDCFFRQMIEMERKANDPNRFNNRGGKLLQEEKARKKVLKDLPKIEEDLKETVIKWEAENGRPFLVEGVALDVFVQRQWEAYEEQKVKEKEQRHKAKARLMEEEMIYGSKPSTPAKKRFLTTPTKTPSSKLRKLEDGSSSRISVQLNDTTKTPMSCSKIQHSSVFASPAMKAPMSASKYTPGCKTTRRRSLRGNRKVLSERNAGPPNTALFSHTTVSSHGQTAPPLHYDASMASMGSYQDFERNLNHPTRASCRSSMMPRGSPSSKA; this is encoded by the exons ATGGCAACAAATgg AAGAATGTCAGTAGTTGAAGACTTAGTGAAGTATCTTGATTCATCAATGAGTAAATTGAATCGAATATGGACAGAGATAGGTATAGTAGATTATCAGCGAAAGGAGCGAGCTCAGACAGCCATGTTACACTTACAAAATCTTCTCCAAGACATGGTGCAAGAGGAAGAGGCCCTGAAACATCAAATCACCAAACGCATTGAAAAGTATACACAGGAAGTGAAAACCCTTTGTAATGAGCTGGAAATTCCTCAGTTTGAA CCGTGTGGTAAATTGTCAATGCTACAATGTGAAAAAGATTTGCGAGCCAAGGTAGAGTCTCTCTCACAAGAAAAACAAGATCGCTTGAACACATTGAAAATGCTCAAGGACCAAGATCAGCACCTGTGTGATGCCATGTGTTTAACTCCATACTACATACCCACTGGATCCACCCCCTCAAATGATCAACTTAAAGCTTTAGAACAACATGTAAATTCATTGAAAGCTGAGAAG GAAAAGCGTTTTGTGGAGTTTGTATCAAAGAAAAAGCAGATAGTAGAATTGTTTCATGAGATAGACCGCAACCCCCAGTCAGACTTTGAGTGTGACGTTATATGTGAGGAGGATAATACCTTCCTGCTGTCAACAGAAAACATGAAATCTCTCAAAGTTCTTCTCACAGAG CTAGAGGAACAGAAAGAGGACATGCAGAAGGAGGTGACAGAGTTGTGGGGGCGTATCAGCTGTCTGTGGGACCGCCTGGAGATCTCAGAGGCCGAGAGAAGCCACTTCAAGAAGGACAAATCAGGCATCAAAGCCCCACTCATTGAAGCA CTTAAAGTTGAAATAGCTAAGTGTGAGAAGTTAAAGTTTGACAACATCCAGCGGTTCGTGGAGGGCATGAGGAAGGAGATCGTGGAATGGTGGGACAAGTGCTTCTTTAGTCGAGAACAGAGAGAAGACTTCACAGCATACTTCAATG AAAATTACACAGAGGCTTTGCTGGATGAACATGAAAGAGAGGTAAAAAAGCTGAAGAAATATTATGAGGATCACAAACAGATGTTTGAGAGTCTAGAGAAATGGGACTGTTTCTTCAGGCAGATGATTGAAATGGAG AGAAAAGCAAACGACCCAAATAGATTCAATAACCGAGGAGGTAAACTACTACAAGAAGAAAAGGCCAGGAAAAAAGTTTTAAAGGATCTTCCAAAA ATCGAGGAAGACCTGAAGGAGACTGTGATAAAGTGGGAGGCAGAGAATGGTCGCCCATTCCTGGTGGAGGGGGTGGCTCTAGATGTGTTTGTACAGAGGCAGTGGGAAGCCTACGAGGAACAGAAAGTCAAGGAAAAGGAACAGCGG CACAAAGCAAAAGCTCGTCTGATGGAGGAAGAGATGATCTATGGAAGCAAGCCGTCCACCCCGGCCAAGAAACGTTTCCTGACCACTCCAACAAAGACTCCCTCCTCCAAACTCAGGAAG TTGGAGGATGGATCAAGCTCCCGAATCTCTGTTCAG CTGAACGACACGACCAAGACCCCCATGTCCTGTAGCAAGATACAACACAGCAGTGTGTTTGCCTCCCCCGCAATGAAAGCCCCCATGTCGGCCAGTAAATAT ACCCCAGGTTGTAAAACCACACGGCGGAGATCTCTACGAGGAAACCGTAAAGTCCTGTCAGAGCGTAATGCTGGTCCCCCTAACACGGCGCTGTTCAGCCATACGACGGTAAGCAGCCACGGACAGACTGCCCCACCCCTCCACTACGATGCATCGATGGCGTCCATGGGATCTTATCAAGATTTTGAA aggaaTCTAAACCACCCCACGAGAGCCTCCTGTAGAAGCAGTATGATGCCCCGTGGGAGCCCCAGTAGTAAAGCATGA